A stretch of DNA from Microbacterium croceum:
CTCCTGAGAACAGCGTCAGGCGAGTGTCGCCTCGAGCGTGATCTCGATGCCGGCGAGAGCCTGTGAGACCGGGCAGCCGGTCTTGGCCTCGTCGGCGATGTCCTGGAACGCCTCCGGGCTGAGTCCCGGCACGACCGCGTTGACGTTGAGGTGGCTGCCGGTGATGCCGACTCCGGGCTTGAAGGTGACCGAGGCACTGGTGTTCACGCGCTCCGGTGGGGTGCCGTTCTCGCTCAGCGCGTGCGAGAGCGCCATGCTGAAGCACGAGGCGTGAGCCGCCGCGATGAGCTCTTCCGGGGTGGTGGTGGTGTCGCTGCCCTCGCTGCGCGCCTTCCAGTTGATCGGGAAGGTGCCCAGGTTCGAGGTCGAGAACGCGACGGTGCCGGAACCTTCGGCGAGTGATCCGGTCCAGGTGGTGGTCGCTTCGCTGGTGACGGGCATGATTCCTCCGGTTCTCGCGCTCTGCTCGGTGTGCACGGCGCGCGTCCCGGCCAGCCTATCCATCCCGCACGGGCGACGGAACAGGGCTCAGACGGTCGAGGCCCCGCGTCCCAGGAGCCCCGCGCGCTGGAGCAGCAGGTAGAGCTGGCAGCCGAGGCAGAGCCCGAACGCGGCGTTGAGGAACGCGGCGATGAAGGCCGCTCCTGTGGCGATGGGCAGCGCCCACGGCACGCCGGCGAGGTGCAGTATCAGTCCGACTGAGACCACGAAGAGACCGACGCCCTGGGCGAAGCGCGGCGGACGCGGATCCTCGAGCTCGGTGGGGGCGGACAGGCGTGGACGGATGACACGGCGGAAGATCACGCCCCACGGTGCGGTCTGCGGCGATGCCACACTCCAGACGAAGAGCAGGGCGATCACGACGGTGAGGAGGAATCCCGGATCCAGCGCGCGCTGCAGCAGGGGAGCGGCGCTGACCGCCCAGGACTGCGGAGCCACGAACGCGAAGTCGAAGCCGGGGGAGATCGCGAACCAGCTCCCCGGAAACCTCGCCGTGGAGATGCCGATCAGTGCCAGGAAGGTCGCCACGATCAGCAGCAATGCGGTGATCGTGGCGGCGAAGCGAGGACCGCGGGGGTCGATGCCGGCGGGAGTGGTCATCTCTGCTCCAGTCTTCGCGCGTCAGACGGCGGCGAGGGCTTCGGTGAGGGCGTGCTGGTGAGGCACACCATGGAACCGCGCGCGGACGGCGCCGGTGTTGTCGATCAGGAAGGTCGTCGGCGTCTGCAGCACCTTGTAGCGCGCAGAGAGGTCAGGGCGATGGGTGAGGTCGACCTCGATGTGGGTCAGACCGTCGTGGTTCTCCGTGTAGCTGTGCAGCATGCGCCGCACCTGCGGGCAGCGGGTGCACATCTCGGTGCTGAACTGCACGAGCGTCGCGCGCGAGCCGAGGGCGGCGGATGCCGCGTCGCGCGCATCGAATCGTAGTGCGCCACCGGCACGGCGGCGGCCGTCGAGGCGCCTCTGCATCACGCCGATCATCACGGCCAGCACGAGGAGTGCTGCCGCGATTCCCAGAGCGAGCGCAGGCGACATGGGACGAGAGTACGCCGCTGCAGAGGGGGCGAGCGTCGATGTGTCACACCATGACATCCGCATCCGGCGCGCGTCGGCATCCGCCCGCACGGGGGAGTCGACGGGTATCGTTGCATTCATGAGCGCAGCCGTCCCGACGCCGTATGAAGACCTGCTCCGCGACGTTCTCGAGAGCGGTACGCACAAGTCCGATCGGACGGGTACGGGCACGACCAGCGTGTTCGGTCGCCAGATCCGCTTCGACCTCTCGCAGGGCTTCCCCCTGATCACGACCAAGCGCGTGCATTTCAAGTCGATCGCCTACGAGCTGCTCTGGTTCCTCCGGGGCGATTCCAATGTGCGGTGGCTGCAGGACAACGGCGTGACGATCTGGGACGAGTGGGCCGACGAATCCGGCGACCTCGGTCCGGTCTACGGGGTGCAGTGGCGTTCCTGGCCCAAGCCCGGCGGTGAGAGCATCGACCAGCTCTCCGAGGTCGTCGAGCAGATCCGCCGGTCTCCCGATTCGCGGAGGCTCATCGTCTCGGCCTGGAACCCGGCCGACATCCCCGACATGGCGCTCGCTCCGTGCCATGCGTTGTTCCAGTTCTATGTCGCAGACGGCAAGCTCTCGTGCCAGCTCTATCAGCGCAGCGCGGACCTGTTCCTCGGAGTGCCGTTCAACATCGCCTCCTACGCGCTGCTCACTCTGATGGTCGCCCAGCAGGTCGGCCTCAAGCCCGGCGACTTCGTCTGGACCGGTGGCGACTGCCACATCTACGACAACCACGTCGACCAGGTGCGCGAGCAGCTGTCGCGCGACCCGTACCCTTACCCGACCCTCCGGTTCGGGCGGACGCCGGAGTCGATCTTCGACTACACGTTCGATGACTTCGTGGTCGAGGACTATCAGCACCACCCGGCGATCCGGGCGGCGGTGGCGGTATGACCTGGGTCGGACTCATCTGGGCAGAGGCCGACGGCGGCGTCATCGGCGCAGAGGGTGGCATGCCGTGGCATGTGCCGGAGGACCTCGCGCACTTCAAGGAGGTCACCCTGGGCGCGCCCGTCGTGATGGGACGCAAGACCTGGGATTCTCTGCCTGAGCGCTTCCGCCCTCTGCCGGGGCGCCAGAACATCGTCGTCACCCGCCAGCTGCACTGGAGCGCGGAGGGAGCGCACCGTGCCGCGACCGTCGCCGAGGCCGTGCGAGGCCTGGACAAGGTGTGGATCATCGGAGGCGCGGAGATCTTCCGTCAGGTGATCGGTGACGCCGACCGCCTCGAGGTCACCGAGTTGGATCTCGCGGTCGAGGGTGACGCGTACGCGCCGTCGAAGGCCGGATGGCGGCTCGTCGATGAAGGCGAGTGGCAGACCTCCCGCACGGGCATCCGCTACCGCTTCGTGGGATACGAGCGCTGATGCCCACTGCACTGATCACCGGAGCGAGCGCGGGGCTCGGCGCGGAGTTCGCACGTCAGCTCGCGCGCCGCCGTGCTGATCTCATCCTGGTCGCCCGCTCCGGCGAGGCGCTGGAACAGCTGGCGGCGGAACTGCGCAGCTCACACGGTGTCGCGGTCGAAGTGCTCACGGCAGACCTCGCCGTCGAAGCCGATGTCGAACGCGTCGCCGACCGTCTGCGCGATGCAGACGATCCCGTCGATCTGCTCGTGAACAACGCCGGTTTCGGCCTGCCGCTGCAGTTCGCCGACAATGACATCGATGACGAGGTCCGGCATCTGCGCGTACACGTCGAGGCTTCGATGCGATTGATGCACGCCGCGTTGCAGACGATGCGCGGTCGTGGTGGTCGGATCATCAACGTGGCCTCGGTCGCCGGATTCATCTCCCGCTCCACCTACTCGGCCTGCAAGGCCTGGCTGATCGGTTTCAGCCGCTGGGCCAACGTGGAGTATGCACGCGATCGCGTGAGCGTCACAGCGGTGTGCCCCGGGTTCACGCACACGTCGTTCCACGAGCGCATGGGTCTCGCCGTCGGTGAAGAGGGAATTCCCGGAATCATGTGGCTGAACGCCTCCGCTGTCGTGCGGGAGGGGCTGCATGACGCCGCTCGCGGCAAGGCAGTCTCGATCCCGTCTTGGCGCTACAAGGCGATCGTGGCGCTGACGCGCGTGCTGCCGAGGCCTCTGACGTCCGGCGTCGCGCGGCGCGGCCGCGTCTGAGCAGCGCGAAGAGATCGGCTGGGCTGCCGTCGCGAGGTGAGGTCGCCGTCGCGCGCGGTGACGTCGACGGGGCCGTCGCGTCCGCGTGACCAGCATCCGAGACGATACGCTGGGTGCATGACGCACTCGGGCAACCCCTTCGGACAGGTTCTCGTCGCGCTCGTCACTCCGATGACGGCCGATGGTGAAGTCGATTGGCCCGCCGTCGAGAAGCACATCGATGACGTCATCACCGCGGGTGCGGACGGCATCGTCGTGACGGGGACGACCGGCGAGACCTCGACTCTGACGGACCCCGAGAAGCTGAAGCTCGTCGAGGTCGGCAAGTCGGTCTCCGCCGGGAGGGCGAAGATCATCACCGGCGGTGGCTCAAACGAGACAGCACACGCCATCGAGCTCTACAAAGCCAGCGAGAAGGCCGGCGCCGACGGCATCATGATCGTCACGCCGTACTACAACAAGCCGACCCAGGCGGGCATCCTCACTCACTTCCGGCTCGTGGCGGATGCCACTGATCTTCCGGTGATCCTCTACGACATCCCCGGTCGCACCGGCGTGCCCATCAAGTACGAGACGATCCTGCGCCTGGCCAAGCACCCGAACATCCTCGCCGTGAAGGACGCCAAGGGCGACTTCTCCGAGGTGAGCCGCGTGCTCAACCAGACCGATCTGATGTACTTCTCGGGGGACGACGCGAATGTGCTGCCCCACCTCGCCATCGGCGCGACCGGTCTGATCGGTGTCACCGCGAACATCACGGCCACGCCGTATCGCACGATCATCGATGCGGTGAACCGGGGCGACCTGGCCACAGCGACCGCAGAGCACAAGCGGCTCGAGCCGTTGGTCCGCGCCGTCATGACCCACGTTCCCGGCACCGTCGCAGCGAAGTACATCCTGCACGGCCTGGGACGCATCTCGAGTCCGCGCGTCCGTCTGCCCCTGGTCGGTCCCGAAGAGTGGGAGGCAGCGCTCATCGAGGACGAGCTCGACCTCGTGAACAGCGTCGCCGGCGCCGACTTCTCCAACTTCCGCCCTGACCGCAACGCGGCCGCGGGCGGTGCCCTGCCGAAGGTGCACGGCACGACGCGCTGACGCGTCCCCATGAACGAACGGACGCGCTCAGCGTCCGACTGAGGAGACAGCATGTCCATCCCCATCGCAGAACCTGCCGCTCTCGAAGAGGGCACTCTCCGCGTCACGCCGCTCGGCGGACTCGCCGAGATCGGTCGTAACATGACCATGTTCGAGTACGACGGCAAGATCCTGATCGTCGACTGCGGCGTGCTCTTCCCAGAGGAGCACCAGCCCGGCGTCGACCTGATCCTCCCGGACTTCGAGCCGCTCCGCGGCCGTCTCGACGATATCGTCGGCGTCGTGCTCACCCACGGGCACGAGGACCACATCGGCGCCGTGCCCTACCTGCTCCGTCTGAAGAGCGACATCCCCCTGATCGGCTCCGGGCTCACCCTCGCCCTCGTCGAGGCCAAGCTCAAGGAGCACCGCATCAAGGCCTTCACCCTCACGGTGAAGGAGGGGCAGCGCGAGCAGGTCGGACCGTTCGACCTCGAGTTCGTGGCCGTGAACCACTCGATCCCCGACGCCCTCGCCGTCGCCATCCGCACGCCTGCGGGACTGGTGCTGGCCACCGGTGACTTCAAGATGGATCAGCTGCCCCTCGACGGCAGGATCACCGACCTGCGTGCGTTCGCGCGCCTCGGCGAAGAGGGAGTCGATCTGTTCCTGGTCGACTCGACCAACGCCGACGTTCCCGGCTTCACACCGACAGAGCGCTCGATCGGTCCCGTGCTCGATCAGGTCATCGGCAAGGCCCCTCGCCGCGTCATCGTCGCGAGCTTCTCCAGCCACGTCCACCGCGTGCAGCAGGTCCTCGACGCCGCGCACGCGCACGGTCGCCGGGTCGCGTTCCTCGGGCGCAGCATGGTGCGCAACATGACCATCGCCGAGCAGCTGGGCTATCTCAAGGTGCCGGACGGACTCCTGATCGACTTCAAGAAGGCCCGCGATCTTCCCGACGAGCAGATCGTCTACATGTCCACCGGTTCGCAGGGCGAGCCGATGGCGGTGCTGAGCCGCATGGCGAACATGGACCACGCGATCGAGGTCAGCGAGGGCGACACCGTGATCCTCGCGTCCAGCCTCATCCCGGGCAACGAGAACGCGGTCTATCGCGTGATCGACGGACTCACCAAGCTCGGTGCGAACGTCGTGCACAAGGCGAACGCGAAGGTGCACGTCTCCGGGCACGCCGCCGCGGGCGAGCTCATCTATTGCTACAACATCCTGAAGCCCAAGAACGTGCTTCCGGTGCACGGCGAGTACCGGCACCTGATCGCCAACGCCAAGCTGGCGCAGGACACAGGGATCGCAGCGGAGCGGACGATCATCGCCTCGAACGGCACCGTGATCGACCTCAAGGACGGTGACGCGCGCGTCGCAGGACAGCTCGACCTCGGGTTCGTGTACGTCGACGGCTCCACGATCGGTGAGATCACCGACGCTGATCTCAAGGATCGTCGCATCCTCGCCGAGGAAGGCTTCATCTCCGTCATCGTCGTGGTGGATGCCGCGACGGGGCGCATCATCTCGGGGCCGGAGATCCACGCACGTGGAGTGGCGGAAGACGACTCGGTCTTCGACGACGTCACCCCGAAGATCGTGGCTGCGCTCAAGGAGGCGGCAGGCAACGGCGTTCGTGACACGCACTCGCTCTCGCAGGTCGTCCGTCGGACGATCGGTCGCTGGGTCAACCAGCGACTGCGTCGTCGTCCGATGATCGTGCCGCTCGTCATCGAGGCCTGATCGGCTCACTCGATGCGGTCGCGCTTTCACGGCTGACCGACATCGGGGTGTAACACCGCGGGCCTATGCTCGCGTCATGCACACGGGATTCTCGACGAGGCCGGCGGAGCAGTCCGACGCCGTCTTCCTCGGTGACATGCTCGTGGAGGCGGCGAACTGGCGGGCCGGGGGCGTGCGGCCTCGTCATGAAGTGCTGACCTCGGCAGAGCATCGACGGTACATCGCGGGTTGGAAGCGCTCGGCGGACGACGGGCTGATCGCGATCGATGCTGACGGCATCCCGATCGGCGCGTCGTGGTTCCGGATGCTGCCCCAGAACGAACCGGGCTTCGGGTTCGTCGCCGCGTCGGTGCCAGAGCTCATCGTCGGCGTCCATCCGCTGTGGAGAGCACGAGGAGTGGGACGGATGCTGCTGCGCGGTGTCGTTCAACTGGCGGGCGCACACGGGCATGCGCGCATCTCGCTGAGCGTCGAGCGCGACAACTTCGCGCGCAGTCTCTACCGGTCAGAGGGCTTCACGGTCTCTGCGGAGGGCATGCTCCGTGACACGATGGTGCGGCGCACCGGGTGAGTCCGCGGCCACCTGGATCGTCGGATAGCCGCGTCATTACGGGGAGATGTCGGCGCCAGAGCGTAACGTGAGGGCATGGCCAGGAGCACCACGAAATCTGCGCGCGCGTCTGAGAGCGCCCCGACACGCCCGAAACGGCAGACGGCTCCGAAGGCTCAACCGGCGCCCAAGAAGTACATCGACGAAGCCGACAAGCCGCCGCTCATCGTGCGGGCGTGGGGCGGATTGGCGCACGGCGTCGGCGGTCTGTTCCGAGCGTTCGGCCCTGAGACCCTCGAGAAGGATGATCGCCGCGACGGTTTCCCGTTCCTGCTCGTGCTTGTCGCCGTCCTCGGCGCGATCAACGAATGGTTCTTCATCGGCAACGAGGTCGCTGCGAACATCAGCGCGTATTCCGTGGGCATGCTCGTCGGTCGTGTCGCCTTCATCCTGCCCTTGCTGTTGCTCCTTCTCGCCGGCTGGTTGTTCCGGCACCCCGCTTCCGTACATGACAACGGACGCATTGGCTTCGGTTTCGGCCTCTTTCTGATCGCGTTGGCAGGTATCTGCCATGTGGCCGGAGGGCAGCCGCAACCGCAACCTCAGATCACTGCCCTCAGCGAGGCCGGTGGCCTCCTCGGATGGCTGATCGGCGAACCTCTGTCGTATCTCACGACGGTCGTCGCTTACATCGTGCTGACGCTCCTGTGCGGTCTCAGCGTCTTGATCCTCACCAAGACTCCGCCGAACCGGATCGGCGCTCGCCTCGGCGACCTCTACGCCTGGATGTTCGACGCCGAGCGCGCCGAGAAGCCGGCGAAGGAGGCCGCACCGGTCGACGAGGCCGACAAGGTCGACGATCCGGACGTGCTGCCCTGGTGGCGCCGCAACAAGACCGGTCGCGAGGAGGACCCCGACGACGGCACGCTCGGCTCGGATGACATCACTGCGCTGCTGTCGACCCCGGATGCCACGCCCGCCTACGATCAGGCCGTGATCGTGGCCAACGCCCAGGATGCGGCGACCGAGATCCTCTCCGACGTCCGCTCGGTGACGGAGTCGCTCGCCGGACAGCAGACGACGGCGCTGCTCGACGACGAGTCGGACACGGGTGAGATGCCCGAACTTCCGGGCCTCGACGGCTTCGGCACGGAGGGGCCCGGGGACCGTGGCCCGCAGGCTCCTGTCGCTCCGTACATCCTTCCGCCTCCCGGGTTGCTCGTAGAAGGTCCCGCGCCGGTCGAGCGCTCCGAGGCGACGGACAAGGTGATCGA
This window harbors:
- a CDS encoding ribonuclease J yields the protein MSIPIAEPAALEEGTLRVTPLGGLAEIGRNMTMFEYDGKILIVDCGVLFPEEHQPGVDLILPDFEPLRGRLDDIVGVVLTHGHEDHIGAVPYLLRLKSDIPLIGSGLTLALVEAKLKEHRIKAFTLTVKEGQREQVGPFDLEFVAVNHSIPDALAVAIRTPAGLVLATGDFKMDQLPLDGRITDLRAFARLGEEGVDLFLVDSTNADVPGFTPTERSIGPVLDQVIGKAPRRVIVASFSSHVHRVQQVLDAAHAHGRRVAFLGRSMVRNMTIAEQLGYLKVPDGLLIDFKKARDLPDEQIVYMSTGSQGEPMAVLSRMANMDHAIEVSEGDTVILASSLIPGNENAVYRVIDGLTKLGANVVHKANAKVHVSGHAAAGELIYCYNILKPKNVLPVHGEYRHLIANAKLAQDTGIAAERTIIASNGTVIDLKDGDARVAGQLDLGFVYVDGSTIGEITDADLKDRRILAEEGFISVIVVVDAATGRIISGPEIHARGVAEDDSVFDDVTPKIVAALKEAAGNGVRDTHSLSQVVRRTIGRWVNQRLRRRPMIVPLVIEA
- the dapA gene encoding 4-hydroxy-tetrahydrodipicolinate synthase, with product MTHSGNPFGQVLVALVTPMTADGEVDWPAVEKHIDDVITAGADGIVVTGTTGETSTLTDPEKLKLVEVGKSVSAGRAKIITGGGSNETAHAIELYKASEKAGADGIMIVTPYYNKPTQAGILTHFRLVADATDLPVILYDIPGRTGVPIKYETILRLAKHPNILAVKDAKGDFSEVSRVLNQTDLMYFSGDDANVLPHLAIGATGLIGVTANITATPYRTIIDAVNRGDLATATAEHKRLEPLVRAVMTHVPGTVAAKYILHGLGRISSPRVRLPLVGPEEWEAALIEDELDLVNSVAGADFSNFRPDRNAAAGGALPKVHGTTR
- a CDS encoding thymidylate synthase, with translation MSAAVPTPYEDLLRDVLESGTHKSDRTGTGTTSVFGRQIRFDLSQGFPLITTKRVHFKSIAYELLWFLRGDSNVRWLQDNGVTIWDEWADESGDLGPVYGVQWRSWPKPGGESIDQLSEVVEQIRRSPDSRRLIVSAWNPADIPDMALAPCHALFQFYVADGKLSCQLYQRSADLFLGVPFNIASYALLTLMVAQQVGLKPGDFVWTGGDCHIYDNHVDQVREQLSRDPYPYPTLRFGRTPESIFDYTFDDFVVEDYQHHPAIRAAVAV
- a CDS encoding thioredoxin family protein, with the protein product MSPALALGIAAALLVLAVMIGVMQRRLDGRRRAGGALRFDARDAASAALGSRATLVQFSTEMCTRCPQVRRMLHSYTENHDGLTHIEVDLTHRPDLSARYKVLQTPTTFLIDNTGAVRARFHGVPHQHALTEALAAV
- a CDS encoding dihydrofolate reductase, which translates into the protein MTWVGLIWAEADGGVIGAEGGMPWHVPEDLAHFKEVTLGAPVVMGRKTWDSLPERFRPLPGRQNIVVTRQLHWSAEGAHRAATVAEAVRGLDKVWIIGGAEIFRQVIGDADRLEVTELDLAVEGDAYAPSKAGWRLVDEGEWQTSRTGIRYRFVGYER
- a CDS encoding GNAT family N-acetyltransferase, coding for MHTGFSTRPAEQSDAVFLGDMLVEAANWRAGGVRPRHEVLTSAEHRRYIAGWKRSADDGLIAIDADGIPIGASWFRMLPQNEPGFGFVAASVPELIVGVHPLWRARGVGRMLLRGVVQLAGAHGHARISLSVERDNFARSLYRSEGFTVSAEGMLRDTMVRRTG
- a CDS encoding DUF4395 domain-containing protein; the encoded protein is MTTPAGIDPRGPRFAATITALLLIVATFLALIGISTARFPGSWFAISPGFDFAFVAPQSWAVSAAPLLQRALDPGFLLTVVIALLFVWSVASPQTAPWGVIFRRVIRPRLSAPTELEDPRPPRFAQGVGLFVVSVGLILHLAGVPWALPIATGAAFIAAFLNAAFGLCLGCQLYLLLQRAGLLGRGASTV
- a CDS encoding OsmC family peroxiredoxin — protein: MPVTSEATTTWTGSLAEGSGTVAFSTSNLGTFPINWKARSEGSDTTTTPEELIAAAHASCFSMALSHALSENGTPPERVNTSASVTFKPGVGITGSHLNVNAVVPGLSPEAFQDIADEAKTGCPVSQALAGIEITLEATLA
- a CDS encoding SDR family NAD(P)-dependent oxidoreductase, whose amino-acid sequence is MPTALITGASAGLGAEFARQLARRRADLILVARSGEALEQLAAELRSSHGVAVEVLTADLAVEADVERVADRLRDADDPVDLLVNNAGFGLPLQFADNDIDDEVRHLRVHVEASMRLMHAALQTMRGRGGRIINVASVAGFISRSTYSACKAWLIGFSRWANVEYARDRVSVTAVCPGFTHTSFHERMGLAVGEEGIPGIMWLNASAVVREGLHDAARGKAVSIPSWRYKAIVALTRVLPRPLTSGVARRGRV